The following coding sequences are from one Remersonia thermophila strain ATCC 22073 chromosome 2, whole genome shotgun sequence window:
- a CDS encoding mitochondrial 54S ribosomal protein mL60, producing MFGPFRITNVLNGGLLWKIPWRLSPTQKARQRKRLRAVDQVIEVVSNALAKKGETLKSLDRWKAEMPTEAEMLPRDKYTMFDRKAKRYRKGIHKLPKWTRVSQRVNPPGY from the exons ATGTTTGGTCCATTCAGGATCACAAATGTGCTGAACGGGGGTCTCTTATG GAAGATCCCCTGGCGGCTGTCGCCCACCCAGAAGGCCCGGCAACGGAAGAGGTTACGGGCGGTTGACCAGGTCATCGAGGTGGTCAGCAACgcgctggccaagaagggcgagaCGCTCAAGTCTCTGGACCGGTGGAAGGCCGAGATGCCtaccgaggccgagatgctgcCGCGCGACAAGTACACCATGTTCGACCGGAAAGCGAAGCGCTACCGCAAGGGCATTCATA AACTTCCCAAGTGGACCCGCGTGTCCCAGAGAGTCAACCCGCCTGGATACTag